A single window of Nicotiana tomentosiformis chromosome 1, ASM39032v3, whole genome shotgun sequence DNA harbors:
- the LOC104106037 gene encoding uncharacterized protein, with amino-acid sequence MMTILTSSSIFLLKEIIFEMLSYLPVKSLLRFKCVCKHWNATTQDFQFICLHFKRCPVLINKKPLEIESYATGFIILSTIGLILEYLICWVASSPNFIYRIRNPEMHQILEIPDSQNPILNMHMVVDTDNQLLKLLSVIHVIGDPGLPLGYEVLDLRNEEGTYSWQTLDLPKESRGETTILQNRICRHSTLFKIVDAIGTAYSMWDTTNSHIGIDIVDMVNDSYIGHTTFPNGFYSKDDCILWKRKLSFAKVVKDEVHVMVLEDYNKQQIKWAEAKLIIKLPFLKEVVQEQIKVLVGRRSKLCFSRWNWDKKSICTYDFKTGKVTTIVSSCNNSDLFEFITPCLFACKGMHADRLVSN; translated from the coding sequence ATGATGACCATATTAACGTCCAGTTCAATATTCCTTCTAAAGGAAATCATATTTGagatgttgagctatttgccagTCAAGTCATTGCTAAGATTTAAATGTGTATGCAAGCATTGGAATGCTACAACTCAAGATTTTCAGTTTATTTGCCTTCATTTTAAGCGTTGCCCTGTGCTAATTAACAAAAAGCCGCTAGAGATAGAGAGTTATGCAACCGGATTCATAATCTTATCTACAATCGGTTTAATATTGGAGTACCTTATTTGCTGGGTCGCCTCTTCTCCTAATTTTATTTACCGCATAAGAAATCCTGAAATGCATCAAATTCTTGAAATTCCGGATTCACAAAATCCTATCTTGAACATGCACATGGTGGTGGACACAGATAACCAACTCTTGAAGTTACTCTCTGTAATTCATGTAATTGGAGACCCAGGATTGCCGCTCGGTTATGAGGTTCTTGATCTTCGGAATGAAGAAGGTACCTATTCGTGGCAAACCCTTGACTTGCCGAAGGAGAGCCGAGGAGAAACTACAATATTGCAGAACCGAATTTGTAGGCATAGCACCCTGTTTAAAATTGTCGATGCAATAGGAACTGCTTACAGCATGTGGGATACAACTAATTCCCATATAGGAATTGATATTGTGGATATGGTGAATGACAGCTACATTGGTCATACTACTTTTCCTAACGGTTTCTACTCAAAGGATGATTGCATACTTTGGAAGCGAAAGCTGTCATTCGCTAAAGTTGTAAAAGATGAAGTTCATGTCATGGTGTTAGAAGATTATAACAAGCAGCAGATCAAATGGGCTGAAGCAAAACTAATCATTAAGCTACCTTTCTTGAAAGAGGTTGTGCAAGAACAGATAAAAGTTTTAGTAGGTAGGAGATCTAAGTTGTGCTTTTCTCGGTGGAACTGGGACAAAAAATCTATCTGCACTTATGACTTTAAGACGGGGAAGGTAACAACTATAGTGTCCAGCTGCAACAACTCTGACCTTTTTGAGTTCATCACGCCTTGCCTTTTTGCTTGCAAAGGAATGCATGCAGATCGTCTTGTCAGTAATTAG